The Streptomonospora litoralis genome window below encodes:
- a CDS encoding MFS transporter: MTDVPAPPTASPKPTRWVVLGVVLIALFMDLVDATIVNIVLPRLQTGLGAGYSAAQWVLAGYSLAFALVLVTGGRLGDILGRKRMFVAGMACFTAASLMCGAAPTAEVLIAGRLAQGVAAALMVPQAMSVIVVLFDHRERARAFALYGVTLSLANVSGPLLGAVLTEADLFGLGWRAVFYVNVPLGAAAVALALWLMPESRAARPLRPDPVGMALAGLAMFAVMFPLIQGRERGWDAWTLALLGAAVPLLLLFALHQRRRDRTTGSALVPPALFARRSFAAGAVVMFVLFSGLASLFLVLTYDFQLGLGWSPLRTAAAVVSWPVGIVLTSGVARRYATTRGRRVIGIGLAVMTASALALIGVLALLGPAVAWWHAALPVLAMGAGMGMCVPILTGVVLADVPDDDAGAASGVANAVMQLGTAVGVAVVGVLFFWLAATGAPADPGDPAHRRAFADAAATTLCYNAAAFLLALALVPLLPRAARPEPTPEPAEPADGLRRHTGPSPTNRPRYGRAAR, encoded by the coding sequence ATGACGGACGTCCCGGCACCCCCGACCGCGTCACCGAAGCCCACCCGCTGGGTGGTCCTCGGGGTGGTCCTCATCGCCCTTTTCATGGACCTCGTCGACGCCACGATCGTGAACATCGTGCTTCCCCGCCTGCAGACGGGCCTCGGCGCCGGCTACTCGGCCGCGCAGTGGGTGCTCGCGGGCTACTCCCTGGCCTTCGCCCTCGTGCTGGTCACCGGCGGGCGCCTGGGCGACATCCTCGGCCGCAAACGCATGTTCGTCGCGGGCATGGCCTGCTTCACGGCCGCCTCGCTGATGTGCGGCGCCGCGCCGACCGCCGAGGTGCTCATAGCCGGCCGCCTCGCCCAGGGCGTCGCCGCGGCCCTGATGGTCCCCCAGGCGATGTCGGTCATCGTGGTCCTCTTCGACCACCGCGAGCGCGCCCGGGCCTTCGCCCTCTACGGCGTCACGCTGAGCCTGGCCAACGTCAGCGGTCCGCTGCTGGGGGCCGTGCTGACCGAGGCCGACCTGTTCGGCCTCGGTTGGCGCGCCGTCTTCTACGTCAACGTCCCCTTGGGCGCCGCGGCCGTCGCGCTCGCGCTGTGGCTGATGCCGGAAAGTCGCGCCGCACGTCCGCTGCGCCCCGACCCCGTCGGTATGGCCTTGGCCGGCCTCGCGATGTTCGCGGTCATGTTCCCGCTCATCCAGGGGCGCGAGCGCGGTTGGGACGCCTGGACACTGGCCCTGCTGGGCGCGGCAGTCCCGCTGCTGCTCCTGTTCGCCCTCCACCAGCGCCGCCGCGACCGCACGACGGGCTCGGCGCTGGTCCCTCCCGCCCTGTTCGCCCGGCGCTCGTTCGCGGCCGGGGCGGTGGTGATGTTCGTGCTCTTCTCGGGCCTGGCGTCGCTGTTCCTGGTACTGACCTACGACTTCCAGCTCGGCCTGGGCTGGTCGCCGCTGCGCACCGCGGCGGCCGTGGTGAGCTGGCCGGTGGGCATCGTCCTGACCTCCGGTGTCGCCCGCCGCTACGCCACCACCCGCGGGCGCCGGGTCATCGGCATCGGGCTGGCCGTGATGACCGCCTCGGCCCTCGCCCTGATCGGGGTGCTCGCACTCCTCGGCCCCGCAGTGGCGTGGTGGCACGCGGCCCTGCCGGTGTTGGCGATGGGGGCGGGCATGGGCATGTGCGTGCCGATCCTGACCGGGGTGGTGCTGGCCGACGTGCCCGACGACGACGCCGGCGCCGCCTCGGGCGTGGCCAACGCCGTCATGCAACTGGGCACCGCCGTGGGCGTGGCGGTGGTCGGCGTGCTCTTCTTCTGGCTCGCCGCGACCGGCGCCCCCGCCGACCCGGGCGACCCCGCGCACCGCCGGGCGTTCGCCGACGCGGCCGCCACGACGCTCTGCTACAACGCGGCCGCGTTCCTGCTGGCGCTGGCTCTCGTGCCCCTGCTGCCGCGCGCCGCCCGCCCCGAGCCGACGCCCGAGCCCGCCGAACCCGCCGACGGCCTCCGGCGCCATACGGGACCGTCGCCGACCAACCGTCCTAGGTACGGGCGAGCCGCTCGTTGA
- a CDS encoding MarR family winged helix-turn-helix transcriptional regulator, with amino-acid sequence MSTSTPEEPVPASVGALYEELRVAASLAVRFHAALAAHAGVNITDVSCLGALDKNGPMSPGELADHTGLSRGGAITAVVDRLEKAGFVQRRRDERDRRRVVVELLREGAYARLTETFDALDRSYTEVIADYPEEQRQLLLEFTRRINAQLEERTGALQSGA; translated from the coding sequence GTGTCAACGTCAACGCCCGAGGAACCGGTGCCGGCGAGCGTCGGCGCCCTCTACGAGGAACTGCGCGTAGCGGCGTCCCTGGCCGTGCGGTTCCACGCGGCCCTCGCCGCGCACGCCGGTGTCAACATCACCGACGTCAGCTGCCTGGGCGCGCTGGACAAGAACGGGCCCATGAGCCCCGGCGAACTGGCCGATCACACGGGCCTCTCCCGCGGCGGCGCCATCACCGCCGTGGTCGACCGGCTGGAGAAAGCGGGCTTCGTGCAGCGCCGCCGCGACGAACGGGACCGCCGCAGAGTGGTCGTCGAACTCCTCCGCGAGGGCGCCTACGCGCGGCTCACCGAGACGTTCGACGCGCTGGACCGCTCCTACACCGAGGTGATCGCCGACTACCCGGAGGAGCAGCGGCAACTGCTCCTGGAGTTCACCCGCCGCATCAACGCCCAACTGGAGGAGCGAACCGGCGCGTTGCAGAGCGGGGCCTGA